One genomic segment of Anguilla anguilla isolate fAngAng1 chromosome 2, fAngAng1.pri, whole genome shotgun sequence includes these proteins:
- the cep55l gene encoding centrosomal protein of 55 kDa — MANKNAKETIVNKFGLRLGGPKAEIELDKLKKENAFLKKTLADMSNKKSKVPDSDESKLLERIISLETLRERNSQQLLAKDQEIATLRQQLQAKGGEIVASLQSQLEQKAKEAERREKLVQSLSEETKNVKNKLAALSARCQELESRHGKVEDPGTQGSRADGQVAPADVATIQEHLRDALEKNQQWLGYDQQREAYVKSVLARTLELEQQLNQANHALQQQHKEGDSEDEKYARMREHYDRLLLKAKKDLESLREQVAQGQAEAADSRRKLDDKARELDEAREQLQAERLSSRRSAEEERRASAERSERLRAELDNMDARLAEERKRSADLLLQVNHLQKSLLNQHEGQSRVAALEQQVQMSAKGFENEKLDRQSLQYQLHKVLKELRKAREQIAKLESTKQQKESRFSEPTSCSRLEFEKLSIENPHLNHTSPSKIPNLLDESFLECPECRTKYPTSQHRELLAHIDYCLSLSH; from the exons ATGgctaataaaaatgcaaaagaaacaaTTGTCAACAAATTTGGTCTGAGGCTCGGTGGACCGAAGGCTGAGATTGAGCTCGACAAGCTCAAAAAGGAAAATGCTTTCCTGAAAAAGACCTTGGCTGATATGTCCAATAAAAAATCAAAGGTGCCGGATTCAGATGAGAGCAAGCTTTTAGAg agAATTATTTCCCTTGAGACCTTACGTGAGAGAAACTCCCAGCAGCTCTTGGCCAAGGATCAGGAAATAGCTACACTGAGGCAGCAGCTTCAAGCAAAAGGCGGTGAGATCGTAGCCTCTCTTCAGTCCCAGCTTGAGCAGAAGGCCAAAGAggcggagaggagagagaaattgGTGCAGTCTCTCTCCGAGGagacaaaaaatgtgaaaaacaagtTGGCCGCTCTCTCTGCCAGGTGCCAGGAGCTTGAAAGCAGACATGGTAAAGTTGAAGATCCAGGTACTCAG GGTTCGCGTGCTGATGGGCAGGTTGCACCTGCTGATGTTGCCACCATCCAGGAACACTTACGTGAC GCCCTGGAGAAAAACCAGCAGTGGCTAGGTTACGACCAGCAGAGAGAGGCCTATGTCAAGTCAGTCCTGGCAAGGACACTTGAGCTGGAGCAGCAGTTAAATCAAGCCAACCATGcactccagcagcagcacaaaGAGGGCGATTCAGAAG ATGAGAAGTACGCCCGAATGCGGGAGCACTACGACAGGCTCCTGCTGAAGGCCAAGAAGGACCTGGAGTCGCTGAGGGAGCAGGTGGCCCAGGGGCAGGCGGAGGCAGCGGACTCCAGGAGGAAGCTCGACGACAAGGCCAGGGAGCTGGACGAGGCCCGGGAGCAGCTGCAGGCGGAGAggctgagcagcaggaggagcgcggaggaggagaggagggcctCCGCCGAGAGGAGCGAGAGGCTGAGGGCGGAGCTGGACAACATGGACGCCCGGCTGGCGGAGGAGCGCAAGAGGTCAGCTGACCTCCTTCTCCAG GTTAACCATCTGCAAAAATCTCTGCTGAATCAACACGAAGGACAGAGTAGGGTTGCGGCGCTGGAACAGCAG GTGCAGATGTCAGCAAAAGGCTTTGAGAACGAGAAACTTGATCGTCAAAGTTTGCAGTACCAGCTGCACAAAGTCCTGAAAGAGCTTCGTAAAGCAAGGGAGCAAATAGCCAAACTCGAGTCGACT aaacagcagaAGGAATCTCGTTTTTCCGAACCGACCTCTTGCAGCCGACTGGAGTTCGAGAAGCTATCGATTGAGAATCCGCATCTGAATCACACGTCCCCTTCAAAAATCCCGAATCTTCTGGACGAGAGCTTCTTGGAGTGTCCGGAATGCAGAACCAAGTATCCCACCAGTCAGCACCGGGAATTACTGGCTCATATTGACTACTGTCTCAGCCTGTCTCATTAA
- the rbp4 gene encoding retinol-binding protein 4: protein MFRVLALLCVLATCWAQDCTVSNFQVMKNFDRQRYTGTWYAVAKKDPVGLFLLDNIVAEFAMEADGSMTAKAKGRVIILNNWELCANMFATFEDSTDPAKFKMKYWGAATYLQSGNDDHWVIDTDYDNYAIHYSCRQLDTDGTCLDSYSFIFSRHPNGLRPEDQKIVTQRKQELCLLGKYRRVSHNGYCDGN, encoded by the exons ATGTTCAGGGTTTTAGCCCTCCTCTGTGTACTAGCTACGTGCTGGGCACAGGACTGCACCGTGTCAAACTTCCAAGTGATGAAGAATTTCGACCGACAGAGG TACACAGGGACATGGTATGCTGTGGCCAAGAAGGATCCGGTTGGACTCTTTCTGCTTGATAACATTGTGGCGGAGTTTGCCATGGAAGCTGATGGGTCAATGACAGCTAAAGCCAAGGGCAGAGTGATCATCTTGAA taACTGGGAGCTTTGTGCGAACATGTTTGCTACTTTCGAGGACAGCACAGACCCTGCTAAGTTCAAGATGAAATACTGGGGAGCTGCTACTTATCTTCAGTCTGGAa ATGATGACCACTGGGTCATTGACACTGACTACGACAACTACGCCATCCACTATTCCTGCCGCCAGCTGGACACCGACGGCACCTGCCTGGACAGCTACTCCTTCATCTTCTCCCGTCACCCCAACGGCCTCAGACCCGAGGACCAGAAGATCGTCACGCAGAGAAAGCAGGAGCTTTGCTTGCTCGGCAAATACAGGCGTGTTTCTCACAACG GGTACTGTGATGGGAACTGA
- the pde6c gene encoding cone cGMP-specific 3',5'-cyclic phosphodiesterase subunit alpha' — protein MADKDSVEKYLENNPQFAKEYFDKKLRAEVLTAAFANSLEIKDPASFKDATQIQESAVIFDLVKEVQTPTCMEKSMHRILQRICLLANADRCSYFACRSRNGTPELATALFNVTPTSQFEQNFVDPNSEIVFPLDMGIVGLTARSKKLQNIPDVKQNNNFSEFVDNQTGYTTKNILSAPIIFEKDAVGVIMALNRSGANGFSKTDEEIFVKYLNFASVLAIQHHVTYLWNVESRRSQVLLWSASKVFEELTDIERQFHKALYTVRTYLQCERYSVGLLDMTKEKEFYDEWPIKLGDVEPYKGPKTPDGREVNFYKIIDYLLEGKEEIKVIPTPPTDHWAMVSGLPTFVAENGFICNMMNAPADEYFTFQKDAVDETGWKIKNVLSLPIVNKKEEIVGVATFFNRKDGKPFDECDEQITEALTQFLGWSVLNCDTHDKLNKMENRKEIAQEMLMYQTKCTNQELQSILNTREKFNQEPEDCDQKEMYKLLRATIPEAKDVELLEFHFSDFPVTEHDLIKCGIRCFFELNVVEKFKVPAEVLTRWMYTVRKGYRDITYHNWRHGFNVGQTMFCLLQTGKLRKYYSDLDAFAMVAAAFCHDIDHRGTNNLYQTKSASPLAKLHGSSIMERHHLEYSKTLMTDESLNIFQNLQKRQFETVQHLFDVCIIATDLALYFKKRTMFQKIVDATEPMTEEKDRISHISNNPIRKEIIMAMMMTGCDLSAITKPWEVQSKVALMVAAEFWEQGDLEKTVLDQQPIPMMDRNKAEELPKMQCGFIDFVCSFVYKEFSRFHKEITPMFDGLNNNRMHWKELADVHQAKVDAIEQQKKSLEEVEKKDNEGASSSKSKTCTIC, from the exons ATGGCGGACAAAGACAGCGTGGAGAAGTACCTGGAGAATAACCCCCAGTTTGCCAAAGAGTACTTTGATAAGAAGCTCCGGGCCGAGGTGCTCACCGCTGCCTTCGCGAATAGCTTGGAGATCAAAGATCCAGCTTCGTTTAAAGACGCCACCCAGATCCAGGAATCCGCGGTCATCTTCGACCTGGTCAAAGAGGTGCAGACCCCGACCTGCATGGAGAAGTCCATGCACAGGATCCTGCAGAGAATATGCCTTCTGGCAAATGCTGACAGGTGCAGCTACTTCGCCTGCAGGTCCAGGAACGGAACGCCCGAGCTGGCCACCGCTCTCTTCAACGTCACCCCGACTTCCCAATTTGAGCAAAACTTTGTCGACCCGAACTCTGAAATCGTCTTCCCTCTGGATATGGGAATAGTGGGCTTGACAGCACGTTCGAAAAAGCTACAAAATATCCCAGATGTCAAACAA AATAATAACTTCAGCGAATTTGTGGACAATCAGACAGGATACACAACGAAAAACATACTCTCAGCTccaatcatttttgaaaaagatgCTGTTGGTGTCATCATGGCACTGAACAGAAGTGGAGCGAATGGATTTTCAAAGACTGATGAGGAG aTCTTTGTCAAGTACCTGAATTTTGCATCAGTTCTTGCTATTCAGCACCACGTCACAtatttgtggaatgtggaaTCCAGGAGAAGTCAG GTGTTGCTCTGGTCAGCCAGCAAGGTGTTTGAAGAGCTCACAGATATTGAGCGACAGTTTCACAAAGCTTTGTACACAGTGAGAACCTACCTTCAATGTGAAAGATATTCTGTAGGCCTTCTGGACATGACCAAAGAGAAG GAATTCTATGATGAATGGCCAATTAAACTTGGAGATGTAGAACCTTATAAGGGCCCAAAGACACCAGATGGCAGA gaaGTGAACTTCTACAAGATCATTGACTACCTTTtggagggaaaggaagagatTAAAGTCATCCC GACACCTCCGACTGATCACTGGGCGATGGTCAGTGGGCTTCCAACCTTTGTTGCTGAGAATGGCTTT ATCTGTAACATGATGAATGCACCAGCGGATGAGTACTTCACATTCCAG AAAGATGCAGTGGATGAGACTGGCTGGAAGATCAAAAACGTCTTGTCCCTTCCCATTGTCAACAAGAAGGAAGAAATTGTGGGCGTTGCCACCTTTTTCAACAGAAAAGATGGCAAGCCTTTCGATGAGTGCGATGAACAGATCACTGAA GCTCTCACACAGTTTTTAGGTTGGTCAGTCCTAAACTGCGACACCCACGACAAACTCAACAAGATGGAAAACAGGAAAGAGATCGCACAGGAAATGCTGATGTACCAGACCAAATGCACCAACCAAGAACTTCAGAGTATCCTG aacacaagggaGAAGTTCAATCAAGAGCCAGAGGACTGTGACCAGAAAGAAATGTACAAACTCTTG AGAGCAACCATTCCTGAGGCTAAAGACGTGGAGTTGCTGGAGTTCCACTTCAGTGACTTCCCAGTGACAGAGCATGACCTGATCAAGTGTGGAATTCGGTGTTTCTTTGAATTAAATGTGGTCGAGAAGTTCAAAGTTCCCGCAGAG GTCCTGACCCGGTGGATGTACACGGTTCGAAAAGGTTATCGGGACATTACATACCACAACTGGAGGCATGGGTTCAATGTGGGCCAGACAATGTTCTGTCTCCTACAG ACTGGAAAACTGAGGAAATACTATTCAGACCTGGATGCCTTCGCGATGGTGGCGGCTGCATTCTGCCATGACATTGACCACAGAGGAACCAACAATTTATACCAAACAAA GAGCGCATCTCCGTTGGCCAAATTACACGGATCTTCCATCATGGAGAGACACCATCTTGAGTACAGCAAAACGTTGATGACTGATGAG AGCCTCAATATCTTCCAGAACCTTCAGAAACGTCAGTTTGAGACAGTACAGCATCTGTTCGATGTCTGCATCATTGCCACAGACTTGGCCTTGTACTTCAA AAAGAGGACAATGTTCCAGAAAATTGTTGATGCCACGGAACCAATGACAGAGGAGAAAGACAGAATCAGCCACATTTCAAACAATCCTATCAGGAAGGAAATCATCAT GGCAATGATGATGACAGGCTGTGATCTGTCTGCCATTACCAAACCATGGGAAGTTCAAAGTAAG GTTGCTCTCATGGTAGCAGCAGAATTTTGGGAACAGGGAGACTTGGAGAAGACAGTTCTGGATCAGCAGCCCATT CCCATGATGGACAGAAATAAGGCAGAAGAGCTTCCCAAGATGCAGTGCGGTTTTATCGactttgtgtgttcatttgtgtaCAAG GAATTCTCGAGGTTTCACAAAGAAATTACACCCATGTTTGATGGACTGAACAACAACAGGATGCACTGGAAGGAGCTGGCCGATGTTCACCAGGCAAAGGTGGACGCCATAGAACAACAGAAGAAGAGCCTGGAAGAGGTTGAGAAGAAAG ACAATGAAGGTGCCAGTAGCTCAAAGTCCAAAACCTGCACCATATGCTGA